From the genome of Miscanthus floridulus cultivar M001 chromosome 10, ASM1932011v1, whole genome shotgun sequence, one region includes:
- the LOC136489297 gene encoding disease resistance protein PIK6-NP-like: MAELAAGAVGSLLGVLRAEAQLLRRVGNDVEFIKEEMESMNSFLEHLARTAPPSGSHDEQVQTWMNQVRELAHDCSNCIDHYLLRGDPAIHRARGGLKGHFWWAYWFVQELIAKNIAATRLRELKERAADVGKRRLRYGVEIPGKPATPGGATSSSTLMPSSSSSSQAIAALPAAAEDNDEDEGIQHQAGAMAEHYSYYRRLVLEPPTLDNYFIEKICNWVATLETNRVESMPSIAIVAPGDTKDNIIISEGLEKACSQFHCTVWINLSSVHYASDKLGPNKGLASRKGGKKKIRQQFQANVYGKIKALENTMDNPECTPRQTDKPLGVLYLTLLVLREERSEQKIEEVLKWDEQQMIKNTAMKLAEYMQTEGGVNLDNTQYKRILQEVFLTNASNRAPAPAPAPTTLCDHQTKEIRDQIKEIINLVKQEILAGTQPTESHGPGEQKPGDGQIASAIQYTKKKIPEMKQKIEQQMMIKGLVGQINEHLDDQDKLLIILQDENRRHGPMWEDIMNALNLLNHENGSAVIVTTTDSQKAKEFCYPPTEPITYSLVGLYHDIVLNLTRHRVNKEGDNSTQILRDILDKCHPHEFCMKMFTGALYTNPNRSNKELVRLSEDLQMQDPAGPGSTLAINAKKIFKFSYRDLSTEHRTCLLYLAIFPQGDNIRRSTLIGRWLTEQLIRKEDWSIAVRHAEQCFDALIDRCLVCPGDISAKGEFKSCMVGDLVHGFITKMAKKQHILDPRLSHLLARHFSISSGLRLRASDNIDKFVRELHNYSPQLSLLKLLDLQGCKCFDKKSNNLKAICNNIPFLKYLSLRQTNITHLPREINNLHDLEILDIRQTSVPVKETRHVLLLKLRRLLAGHTDSSASGNSTGITNRKQKSDYSYVSIPYKTEKMENLEVLSNVKALSSHGDELKDINKLWQLRKLGVVIDDNDKHLMNLLQTIGDLKECLQSISITIPETRSKDPSTHEDLLPLNIYTHLVQPPKVLGSVSINGHTKRVKILSLLGKGSSELAKVTLSGTKLEQRNLKVLDSLPKLRCIRLRHSAYIHPWLIFNEQEFEHLKYLLIDGDNMTDINFAEGAAVALEKIVLSSTNIKSLSGVGHLPMLKELELKGNEFFDSFSGEAPPQESTEPVKATEDRTAPQKNTQLASLPEDGAVPQKKNQLVSPPDDGAVSQKTTESVQPTEDGATPQINTELGSPSEVEAAPQKSTGQASQAEDGVSPQKITERNITFKKEEFQHLRYFHFEDTRKINIIFENGAAPELEKIILYMASTESKLTVPGSLPKLREVEVKGDKSIFLSLFNNANKINKVTLFDTLLKKGDDLYKLLSKNPSMSCLVLLDNSCDESQLSFDKDDFCNLNLLIIKCYKIRSINFNSGSCTNLEKIIWFYNECDPKNEIQISGVDNIGKLKELELNGNSFPRQLRNDIKAHKNKPVLRHDKPQQEEDKAHENKQGDASCFPHFTTSYFSKKKNQH; the protein is encoded by the exons ATGGCGGAGCTGGCGGCTGGAGCCGTCGGCTCGTTGCTGGGCGTCCTCCGGGCTGAGGCTCAGCTGCTGAGACGCGTCGGCAATGACGTGGAGTTcatcaaggaggagatggaaAGCATGAACAGCTTCCTGGAGCACCTGGCCAGGACGGCGCCACCCAGCGGCTCGCACGACGAGCAGGTGCAGACGTGGATGAACCAGGTCCGGGAACTCGCCCACGACTGCAGCAACTGCATCGACCATTACCTACTACGCGGTGACCCGGCGATCCACCGCGCCAGGGGTGGTCTCAAAGGCCACTTTTGGTGGGCTTACTGGTTCGTGCAGGAGTTGATCGCCAAGAACATAGCGGCCACCCGGCTGCGTGAGCTCAAGGAGCGGGCCGCCGATGTCGGCAAGCGCCGGTTGAGGTACGGCGTGGAGATCCCTGGGAAGCCGGCTACCCCAGGTGGTGCCACGTCGTCATCGACACTGATGCCATCATCCTCGTCCTCGTCTCAAGCCATTGCCGCACTTCCGGCGGCTGCAGaagacaatgatgaggatgaaggcATTCAGCATCAGGCAGGAGCGATGGCGGAGCATTACTCTTACTACCGTCGACTAGTTCTGGAACCTCCCACTCTGGATAACTACTTCATAGAGAAGATATGCAACTGGGTGGCGACACTCGAGACCAACAGGGTGGAATCAATGCCATCCATCGCCATTGTAGCACCAGGAGATACTAAAGACAACATCATTATAAGTGAAGGTTTGGAGAAAGCGTGCTCACAATTCCATTGCACAGTCTGGATCAACCTCTCGTCAGTACACTACGCATCAGATAAGCTAGGACCCAACAAG GGTTTGGCAAGCAGGAAGGGCGGAAAAAAAAAGATCAGGCAGCAATTTCAAGCCAATGTTTATGGAAAAATTAAAGCACTCGAAAACACAATGGATAATCCAGAATGCACACCAAGACAAACTGACAAACCCTTAGGTGTACTTTATCTGACACTGCTAGTGCTACGCGAGGAAAGGAGTGAGCAGAAAATcgaggaagtactaaaatgggaTGAGCAACAGATGATCAAGAATACAGCCATGAAGCTGGCAGAGTATATGCAAACTGAAGGTGGCGTGAACCTGGACAACACCCAATACAAACGCATTCTGCAGGAGGTGTTCCTGACCAATGCTAGTAAtcgtgctcctgctcctgctcctgctcctactacaTTGTGTGACCATCAGACAAAAGAAATCAGGGATCAGATCAAGGAAATCATCAACCTGGTTAAACAAGAGATCCTAGCAGGCACACAACCTACCGAGTCCCATGGCCCAGGAGAACAAAAACCAGGTGATGGTCAAATTGCTAGCGCCATCCAATATACCAAGAAGAAGATTCCAGAAATGAAGCAGAAGATTGAGCAGCAGATGATGATCAAAGGGTTAGTGGGTCAAATCAACGAACATTTAGATGATCAAGATAAACTGCTTATTATTCTGCAGGATGAAAATAGAAGACATGGACCCATGTGGGAGGATATCATGAATGCTTTGAATCTCTTGAACCATGAGAATGGCAGTGCAGTGATAGTGACTACGACGGACAGCCAGAAGGCCAAAGAGTTTTGCTACCCGCCCACAGAGCCAATTACATATTCTCTTGTTGGATTATACCATGATATTGTGCTCAACCTCACACGGCATAGGGTGAACAAGGAAGGTGACAACAGCACCCAGATTTTGCGCGACATCTTGGACAAGTGCCATCCACATGAATTCTGCATGAAGATGTTCACTGGTGCTTTGTACACCAATCCCAATAGGAGCAACAAAGAACTAGTGAGGCTATCTGAGGACCTGCAGATGCAGGATCCTGCAGGTCCAGGAAGCACATTGGCCATTAATGCAAAGAAGATATTCAAGTTCTCCTACAGAGATCTCTCTACAGAGCACAGGACCTGCTTGCTGTACCTAGCTATCTTCCCTCAAGGTGACAACATCAGGCGGTCAACCTTAATAGGACGATGGCTTACAGAACAGCTAATAAGAAAGGAAGACTGGTCCATTGCAGTTCGCCATGCTGAGCAATGTTTCGATGCTCTCATCGACCGGTGTCTTGTTTGTCCTGGGGATATTAGTGCTAAAGGAGAGTTCAAGAGCTGCATGGTTGGTGATCTTGTCCATGGATTTATCACCAAAATGGCTAAAAAGCAACACATTTTGGATCCACGCCTGTCACATCTCTTGGCTAGGCACTTCTCCATCTCCAGTGGTCTCCGACTCCGCGCCTCTGATAACATAGACAAGTTTGTCAGGGAGCTTCATAATTATTCACCTCAGCTATCACTACTCAAGTTGCTAGATCTGCAAGGTTGTAAATGTTTTGACAAAAAAAGCAACAACCTCAAGGCCATCTGCAACAACATTCCATTTCTCAAGTATCTAAGCCTAAGACAAACAAATATCACCCATCTACCAAGAGAAATCAACAACCTCCATGACCTTGAAATTTTGGACATCCGGCAAACCAGTGTGCCTGTAAAGGAAACAAGGCATGTCCTGCTCCTGAAGCTAAGGCGCCTGTTGGCTGGTCACACTGATTCAAGTGCAAGCGGTAACAGCACTGGCATAACCAATAGGAAACAGAAGTCAGATTACTCCTATGTCAGTATCCCATACAAGACTGAGAAAATGGAAAACCTGGAGGTGTTGTCTAATGTCAAGGCTTTGTCGTCACATGGAGATGAGTTGAAGGACATTAATAAGTTATGGCAGCTGAGGAAGCTCGGTGTAGTTATCGATGATAATGACAAACACCTCATGAATTTGCTTCAAACTATTGGTGACTTAAAAGAGTGCCTTCAGTCCATTTCGATCACAATACCAGAAACCAGGAGCAAGGACCCCTCCACTCATGAAGATTTACTACCACTAAATATTTACACCCACTTGGTACAACCACCCAAGGTTCTAGGGAGTGTAAGCATCAATGGACACACAAAGAGGGTGAAGATTCTATCATTATTGGGTAAAGGTAGCAGTGAACTTGCCAAGGTAACTCTCAGTGGCACCAAGTTGGAGCAGAGAAACCTTAAGGTCCTTGACTCTCTTCCCAAGTTACGCTGCATCAGGCTCCGACATTCTGCATACATTCATCCTTGGCTCATCTTCAACGAGCAAGAATTTGAACATCTGAAATATTTACTTATCGATGGAGACAATATGACTGACATCAACTTTGCAGAGGGAGCAGCTGTTGCCCTCGAGAAGATCGTCTTGTCCTCTACCAACATAAAGTCTCTTAGTGGTGTCGGTCACCTTCCAATGTTGAAGGAGCTCGAGTTGAAGGGCAATGAATTTTTTGATTCCTTCTCCGGAGAAGCACCACCTCAGGAAAGCACTGAACCTGTAAAGGCTACTGAAGATAGAACAGCTCCTCAGAAAAACACTCAACTTGCTTCACTTCCAGAAGATGGAGCAGTTCCTCAGAAAAAGAATCAACTTGTTTCACCTCCTGATGATGGAGCAGTTTCTCAGAAAACTACTGAATCTGTTCAGCCTACTGAAGATGGAGCAACTCCTCAGATAAACACTGAACTTGGTTCGCCTTCTGAAGTTGAAGCAGCTCCTCAGAAAAGCACTGGACAAGCTTCACAAGCTGAAGATGGAGTATCTCCACAGAAAATTACTGAGAGAAATATCACCTTCAAGAAGGAAGAATTCCAGCATCTTAGATATTTCCATTTTGAGGACACCAGAAAGATCAACATCATATTTGAAAATGGGGCCGCTCCTGAGCTTGAGAAGATCATCTTGTACATGGCCAGCACAGAGTCCAAACTTACTGTGCCTGGTAGCCTTCCAAAACTGAGAGAGGTCGAAGTGAAAGGTGACAAGTCAATCTTCCTTTCGCTATTCAACAATGCCAATAAAATTAACAAGGTGACTCTCTTTGATACCTTACTCAAAAAAGGTGATGATCTATATAAACTCCTTTCGAAGAACCCAAGCATGTCCTGCCTAGTGCTCCTTGACAATTCTTGTGATGAAAGCCAGCTTAGCTTCGACAAAGATGACTTCTGTAACCTAAACCTTCTTATTATCAAGTGCTATAAGATAAGAAGCATCAACTTCAACAGTGGATCTTGTACTAACCTCGAGAAGATCATCTGGTTCTACAATGAGTGTGATCCTAAAAATGAAATCCAAATCTCTGGCGTGGACAACATTGGGAAATTGAAGGAGCTTGAGCTTAATGGTAACTCTTTCCCTCGACAGTTAAGAAATGACATCAAAGCACACAAAAACAAGCCTGTTCTCAGACATGATAAACCACAGCAGGAGGAGGACAAAGCACATGAAAATAAACAGGGTGATGCGTCATGCTTTCCACATTTCACCACCAGCTATTTTTCCAAGAAGAAGAATCAGCACTAG
- the LOC136489296 gene encoding formin-like protein 16, with protein sequence MAHTPLLTLGHSGHLRMMLARLYLGHLHAGARPKRPPMLSASAPPPPPPPFPRVLLERRLQIQVLLLQIPPPSPPYHLLVIPLHFPFPFLIRFDGSSAGCIPLSKFECRARLLHESTHSLSPHNTRTHTPTPATVRRRQLTLRLPPAAAATPAAPAPLHPGPDRPAPPRPRPAPRTPRRRAAGPAAPRHGAAPPHPGRPPATGSRAPRPRPAPAPPARPRPAPAAPRSDAAPPYPDRPPATGSGPPRLLGTA encoded by the exons ATGGCTCACACGCCGCTGCTCACACTCGGCCACTCGGGTCACCTCCGTATGATGCTCGCCCGCCTCTACCTCGGGCACCTCCACGCTGGCGCCCGCCCCAAGCGGCCTCCCATGCTTTCCGCtagcgcaccgccgccgccaccgccgccgttccCGCGCGTGCTCCTTGAACGCCGGTTGCAGATCCAGGTGCTCCTCCTCCAGATCCCGCCTCCATCTCCTCCATATCATCTTCTTGTCATTCCCCTTCACTTTCCCTTCCCCTTCTTGATTCGATTTGATGGTTCCAGTGCAGGATGCATCCCGTTGAGCAAATTCGAGTGCAGGGCACGGCTTCTTCATGAG TCCACACACTCACTCAGTCCACACAACACACGCACGCACACCCCCACGCCCGCCACCGTTCGCCGCCGCCAGCTCACCCTGCGCCTACCGCCGGCTGCCGCCGCCACGCCCGCCGCACCCGCCCCGCTCCACCCCGGCCCCGACCGCCCCGCGCCGCCCCGTCCCCGACCCGCCCCGCGAACCCCGCGCCGGCGCGCCGCCGGCCCGGCCGCGCCCCGCCacggcgccgcccctccccacCCCGGCCGGCCGCCGGCCACCGGATCCAGGGCGCCCCGGCCGCGCCCGGCGCCGGCGCCCCCTGCCCGCCCTCGCCCCGCCCCGGCCGCGCCTCGCTCCGACGCCGCCCCGCCCTACCCCGATCGGCCTCCGGCCACCGGTTCCGGGCCGCCCCGGCTGCTCGGCACCGCATAG